The Cronobacter sakazakii genome has a window encoding:
- the fecB gene encoding Fe(3+) dicitrate ABC transporter substrate-binding protein FecB, with protein sequence MLAFIRFLFAGLLLVIGHAFAATVQDEHGTFTLDKTPQRIVVLELSFADALAAVDVSPIGIADDNDAKRILPEVRAHLKPWQSVGTRAQPSLEAIAALKPDLIIADSSRHAGIYTALQQIAPVLLLKSRNETYAENLHSAAIIGEVVGKKREMQARLEQHKEKMAQWSSQLPTGTRVAFGTSREQLFNLHTQETWTGSVLASLGLNVPAAMAGASMPSIGLEQLLAVNPAWLLVAHYREESIVKRWQQDPLWQILTAAQKQQVASVDSNAWARMRGIFAAERIAADTVKIFHHQPLTDVK encoded by the coding sequence ATGTTGGCATTTATCCGTTTTCTTTTTGCAGGCCTGCTGCTGGTGATCGGCCACGCCTTTGCCGCCACGGTTCAGGACGAACACGGCACGTTTACACTCGATAAAACGCCACAACGGATTGTGGTGCTGGAACTCTCGTTCGCCGATGCGCTGGCCGCCGTGGACGTCAGCCCGATCGGTATTGCCGACGATAACGATGCAAAACGCATCCTGCCCGAAGTGCGTGCGCACCTGAAACCGTGGCAGTCCGTCGGAACGCGCGCGCAGCCGAGCCTGGAAGCCATTGCTGCCCTGAAACCAGACCTGATCATTGCCGACAGCAGTCGCCATGCGGGGATTTACACTGCCTTGCAGCAAATCGCGCCGGTACTGCTGCTTAAGTCCCGCAACGAAACCTACGCTGAAAATTTGCACTCAGCGGCTATCATCGGCGAAGTGGTAGGTAAAAAACGAGAGATGCAGGCGCGTCTGGAACAACATAAAGAGAAGATGGCGCAGTGGTCCAGCCAGCTTCCCACAGGGACACGCGTGGCCTTTGGCACATCACGCGAACAGCTATTCAACCTGCATACCCAGGAGACCTGGACCGGCAGCGTGCTGGCTTCTCTGGGGCTGAACGTTCCCGCTGCGATGGCGGGCGCGTCCATGCCGTCCATCGGCCTGGAGCAACTGCTGGCGGTCAATCCTGCCTGGCTGCTGGTTGCCCACTATCGCGAAGAGAGCATTGTTAAACGCTGGCAACAAGATCCGCTCTGGCAGATATTAACCGCCGCGCAGAAGCAGCAGGTTGCTTCAGTCGACAGTAACGCCTGGGCGCGGATGCGCGGTATTTTTGCCGCAGAGCGTATTGCCGCTGACACGGTAAAAATCTTCCACCATCAGCCGCTTACCGATGTGAAATGA
- the fecC gene encoding iron-dicitrate ABC transporter permease FecC yields the protein MTALKHPVLLWGLPVAVLIIIFWLSLFCYSAIPVSGADAIRALLPGHTPTLPEALVQNLRLPRSLVAVLIGASLALAGTLLQTLTHNPMASPSLLGINSGAALAMALTSALSPTPVAGYSLSFIAACGGGVSWLLVMTAGGGFRHTQDRNKLILAGIALSAFCMALTRITLLLAEDHAYGIFYWLAGGVSHAHWQDVWQLLPVVVTAVPVVLLLANQLNLLNVSDSTAHTLGVNLPRLRLIINMLVLLLVGACVSVAGPVAFIGLLVPHLARFWAGFDQRNVLPVSMLLGATLMLMADVLARALAFPGDLPAGAVLALIGSPCFVWLVRRRG from the coding sequence ATGACCGCGCTAAAACACCCGGTGCTGCTGTGGGGGCTTCCCGTTGCAGTACTTATTATTATTTTCTGGCTGAGTCTGTTTTGCTACTCGGCCATTCCTGTTTCCGGAGCAGACGCAATCCGCGCCCTGCTGCCTGGACACACGCCAACGCTACCAGAAGCGCTGGTGCAAAACCTTCGTTTGCCGCGAAGCCTGGTCGCCGTTCTGATCGGCGCAAGCCTGGCGCTCGCGGGCACGCTGCTGCAAACCCTGACCCACAACCCAATGGCCTCTCCTTCACTGCTCGGCATTAACAGCGGCGCGGCGCTGGCTATGGCGCTTACCAGCGCGCTGAGTCCGACGCCGGTTGCAGGCTATTCCCTGTCGTTCATCGCGGCATGCGGGGGCGGCGTGAGCTGGCTGCTGGTCATGACCGCAGGAGGCGGGTTTCGTCATACCCAGGACAGAAACAAACTGATCCTCGCGGGTATCGCGCTGTCGGCCTTTTGTATGGCCCTGACCCGCATCACCCTGCTGCTGGCCGAAGATCATGCTTACGGCATCTTTTACTGGCTGGCAGGCGGAGTGTCCCACGCCCACTGGCAGGATGTCTGGCAGCTCTTGCCGGTGGTGGTCACTGCAGTCCCTGTCGTGTTGCTGCTGGCGAATCAACTGAACCTGCTCAACGTCAGCGACAGTACCGCCCATACGCTGGGAGTGAACCTGCCGAGACTACGTTTGATCATCAATATGTTAGTGCTGCTTCTGGTTGGCGCGTGCGTCAGTGTGGCAGGTCCGGTGGCGTTTATCGGCCTGCTGGTGCCACATCTGGCGCGCTTCTGGGCAGGCTTCGATCAGCGCAACGTACTGCCGGTGAGCATGCTGCTGGGGGCCACGCTGATGCTGATGGCAGATGTACTCGCACGCGCGCTGGCCTTCCCCGGCGATCTGCCCGCAGGCGCAGTGCTGGCGCTGATTGGCAGTCCTTGCTTTGTCTGGCTGGTGAGGAGGCGAGGATGA
- the fecD gene encoding Fe(3+) dicitrate ABC transporter permease subunit FecD, translating into MKIALVIFITLALAGCALLSLHMGVIPVPWRALLTDWQDGREHYYVLMEYRLPRLLLALFVGAALAVAGVLVQGIVRNPLASPDILGINHAASLASVGALLLMPSLSVMVLPLLAFAGGMAGLILLKMLAKTHQPMKLALTGVALSACWASLTDYLMLLHPQDVNSALLWLTGSLWGRDWHFVKIAVPLLILFLPLSLRFCRDLDLLALGDARAATLGVSVQRTRFQGLMLAVAMTATGVAVCGPISFIGLVVPHMVRRIAGGRHRWLMPVSALTGALLLVIADLLARIIHPPLELPAGVLTAIIGAPWFVWLLVRMR; encoded by the coding sequence ATGAAAATTGCGCTGGTCATTTTCATCACCCTTGCCCTGGCAGGTTGTGCGCTGTTATCACTCCATATGGGGGTGATCCCCGTGCCGTGGCGCGCGCTGCTGACCGACTGGCAGGACGGACGCGAGCATTATTATGTATTGATGGAGTACCGACTGCCGCGCTTGCTGCTGGCACTGTTTGTCGGTGCAGCCCTCGCCGTGGCGGGCGTGCTGGTACAGGGGATTGTGCGTAACCCGCTAGCATCACCGGATATTCTCGGCATTAACCATGCCGCCAGCCTTGCCTCTGTGGGAGCACTGCTTCTTATGCCATCACTATCCGTGATGGTGCTGCCGCTGCTGGCCTTTGCGGGCGGTATGGCGGGGTTGATCTTGCTGAAGATGCTGGCAAAGACCCACCAGCCGATGAAGCTGGCGCTCACCGGCGTGGCGCTTTCCGCCTGCTGGGCGAGCCTGACGGATTACCTGATGCTCCTGCACCCGCAGGATGTAAACAGTGCCCTGCTGTGGCTGACGGGTAGCTTATGGGGGCGCGACTGGCACTTTGTGAAGATTGCCGTGCCGTTGCTCATTCTGTTTTTGCCGCTGAGCCTGCGCTTTTGTCGCGATCTCGACCTGCTGGCGCTGGGCGATGCACGAGCAGCCACGCTCGGCGTGTCGGTTCAGCGCACCCGGTTCCAGGGGCTGATGCTGGCTGTCGCGATGACAGCAACCGGCGTGGCCGTCTGTGGCCCGATAAGTTTTATTGGTCTCGTCGTGCCGCACATGGTGCGCAGGATCGCCGGCGGGCGTCACCGCTGGCTGATGCCCGTTTCGGCCCTGACGGGCGCGTTGTTGCTGGTCATTGCCGATCTGCTGGCACGAATCATTCATCCGCCGCTGGAGCTTCCGGCAGGCGTGCTGACCGCCATTATCGGCGCACCGTGGTTTGTCTGGCTGCTTGTGAGAATGCGATAA
- the fecE gene encoding Fe(3+) dicitrate ABC transporter ATP-binding protein FecE has translation MRLRTENLTVSYGAQTVLDGLSLALPAGKITALLGPNGCGKSTLLNCFSRLLTPDSGEILLDEKPIAGFSARQLARRLALLPQHHLSPEGITVRELVSYGRSPWLSLWGRLSAEDNERVNVAMSQTRTRNLADRRLTQLSGGQRQRAFLAMVLAQDTPLILLDEPTTYLDINHQVELMRLMVELKRQGKTVVTVLHDLNQASRYCDHLVVLASGRVMAQGAPEAVMKPELLKTVFSVEAEIHPEPVSGRPMCVVK, from the coding sequence ATGAGATTACGTACTGAAAATCTGACCGTCAGCTATGGCGCACAAACCGTGCTGGATGGACTTTCTCTCGCCCTGCCTGCCGGAAAAATCACGGCCCTGCTCGGCCCTAACGGTTGCGGGAAATCGACGCTGTTGAACTGTTTTTCTCGCCTGTTAACACCAGACTCTGGCGAGATATTGCTTGATGAAAAACCCATAGCCGGTTTTTCCGCCCGCCAGCTGGCTCGCCGCCTGGCTTTACTGCCGCAACACCATTTATCCCCCGAGGGGATCACTGTACGGGAACTGGTTTCCTACGGCCGCAGCCCGTGGCTGTCGTTGTGGGGGCGACTCTCCGCGGAAGACAACGAGCGGGTCAACGTGGCAATGAGTCAGACCCGGACGCGCAATCTGGCTGACCGCAGGTTAACCCAGCTTTCCGGCGGCCAGCGCCAGCGTGCGTTTCTGGCGATGGTGCTGGCACAGGATACGCCACTCATTCTTCTTGATGAGCCTACGACCTACCTCGATATCAATCATCAGGTTGAACTGATGCGCCTGATGGTTGAACTCAAAAGGCAGGGGAAAACCGTAGTGACGGTACTCCACGATCTGAATCAGGCCAGCCGCTATTGCGATCATCTGGTGGTACTGGCAAGCGGTCGCGTGATGGCGCAAGGTGCTCCGGAAGCAGTGATGAAACCAGAGCTTCTAAAGACGGTGTTCAGCGTAGAAGCGGAAATCCATCCCGAACCGGTATCTGGCAGACCCATGTGTGTGGTGAAGTAG
- the tnpB gene encoding IS66 family insertion sequence element accessory protein TnpB (TnpB, as the term is used for proteins encoded by IS66 family insertion elements, is considered an accessory protein, since TnpC, encoded by a neighboring gene, is a DDE family transposase.): MPTGTKIWLVAGITDMRNGFNGLAAKVQTMLKDDPISGHVFIFRGRSGSKVKLLWSTGDGLCLLTKRLERGRFAWPSARDGKVFLTPAQLAMLLEGIDWRQPKRLLTSLTML, encoded by the coding sequence CTGCCAACAGGCACCAAAATCTGGCTGGTTGCCGGTATCACCGACATGCGCAACGGCTTCAATGGTCTCGCCGCAAAGGTGCAGACGATGCTGAAAGATGACCCGATATCCGGCCATGTCTTCATCTTCCGGGGCCGCAGCGGCAGTAAGGTCAAACTGCTGTGGTCCACCGGCGACGGGCTGTGCCTGCTGACCAAACGGCTGGAACGCGGCCGCTTCGCCTGGCCCTCTGCCCGCGATGGCAAAGTGTTCCTGACCCCGGCGCAGCTGGCAATGCTTCTGGAAGGCATCGACTGGCGGCAGCCTAAAAGACTGCTTACGTCCCTGACCATGTTGTAG
- a CDS encoding EAL domain-containing protein: MPSGPHIEWLTVLDFDEIKIDRIFIANIDDPVKRALLVSVVKGLRGTGKPLVFEGVETPGQFEFVRSLGPGYLVQGWYTGKPETISAMNIQG; the protein is encoded by the coding sequence TTGCCAAGCGGCCCCCATATTGAATGGCTGACGGTACTGGATTTCGATGAGATAAAAATAGACCGTATTTTTATTGCCAATATTGATGACCCGGTGAAGCGAGCGCTACTTGTTTCTGTGGTGAAAGGGTTACGTGGTACTGGCAAACCACTGGTGTTTGAAGGGGTGGAAACGCCAGGACAGTTTGAATTCGTCCGTTCTCTTGGCCCCGGTTACCTAGTTCAGGGCTGGTATACCGGAAAACCCGAAACAATATCTGCGATGAATATTCAGGGTTAA